GAATGATCGCGTCCTCGATGTCTTCGCCCAGCGTCTTGCCGGTGATCGTCGGCACATCCGTGTGCAGCAGCTCGCGCATGCCGTTCAGCAACGCCCGCAGACCGCCGGCCAGGAAGAACTCCTCCATCAAATACTTGCCCGCAGGCCGCATGTTGGCCAGCAGCGGAATCTTGCGGCTGATCTCGTCAAACTTCTCCAGCGGCAGCTTGATCCCCAGGCGTCCGGCCATCGCCACCAGATGCACGATCGCATTCGTGCTGCCGCCCAACGCCATGTCCACCGCGATCGCATTTTCAAATGAGCGCTCGCTCACAATGCCCGACGGCTTGCGGTCCAGCCACACGTTCTCCACGATCTGCCGCCCCGCCGCCGCCGCGATACGCGTATGCGCACTGTCCACCGCAGGAATGGACGAAGCTCCCGGAATGCAAAGCCCCAGCGTCTCAGCCAGAGCCGTCAGCGTGCTCGCCGTTCCCATCGTCATGCAATGTCCCGGACTGCGCGCGATGCCGTCCTCGATCTCGCACCACTGCTCCCAGCTAAGATTGCCCGCACGCTTTTCATCCCAGTACTTCCACACATCGCTGCCGCTGCCCAGTGTGTCACCGCGCCAGTTGCCCTTGATCATCGGCCCGCACGGCATGTAGATCACTGGGATGTCCATGCTGAAAGCGCCCATCAGCAGCCCCGGCGTGGACTTGTCACAGCCACCCAGCAGCACCGCTCCGTCGATCGGATTTGCCCGCAGCATCTCCTCCGTCTCCATCGCCAGGAAATTGCGGTGAAACATAGCCGTCGGCTTCGTCAGCATTTCGCCCACGGACATCACTGGGATCTCCATCGGATGCCCGCCCGCCTGAAAGATGCCCCGCTTCACCGCATCCGCCGTCAGGCGCAGGTGCATATGGCACGAATTCAGATCACTCCACGTGTTCAGGATCCCGATCACCGGCTTGCCCACAATATCCTCACTCCCCCACCCCGCCTGCTTGGCACGGGAGCGGTGTCCAAAGGACCTGAGCTCATCTCGGCCATACCAGCGCCAGGAACGAAGTTGCTCAGGAGTTTTGCGAGTGGGGGTGGTTGCGGTGGACATTGGAGTAAAGATTAACAAGAGGGATTTCGTCTGGTCAAATCGTCCTCGTCCTCCTACTCGAACTCGTCCTCGATCAAATCGCTCCCTCCAAACCCAAGCGTCCGATTCCACCCAAACCCTGTCCGACATCACCCTTGTCCTTTCTTCGTAGCTTCTGCTACAAACAGTCCTCAATCATGCGCCCGTTCCTTTTCCTTCCGCTGCTCCTCCTCACCTCCCACCTCCTTGCAGCAGGCAAAGAGCTCGAAGGCGAGCGCGCCGCCGCCACCACCGTCTGCCCCACGCCCGAGGAAGCCCGCGCCAAAATGTCCGTGCCCGAGGGCTACGAGGTCCGCTGCTTTGCTCACGAGCCCATGGTGCAAAATCCCGTCGCCATGACCTGGGACCACCGAGGCCGACTCTGGGTTGTCGAGGCCTACGAATACCCCCTCGGCACGCCCCTCCCAGAAGACCAGCGCCCCTACGGCGGCGTGGCCAAGGACGATCAATACCACCCCATGCCGAAACTCGGCGAAAAAATCCCCCGCGACCGCGTCATCATCCTCGAAGACACCGACAACGACGGCACCGCCGACAAACGCACCGTCTTCGTCGAAGGCCTCAATCTCGCCAGCGCCATCATCTGCGGAGACAACGGCATCTACGTCGGCCAGCAGCCCCACCTCATCCACTTCCGCGATGACGATGGCGACGACAAACCCGACGCCTGGCGCGTCGTCCTCACCGGCTTTGGCCGTGAAGACACCCACGAACTCGTCAACAGCTTCACCTGGGGCCCCGACGGCTGGCTCTACATGACCCACGGCGTCTTCACCAACAGCAAAGTTCGCCGCCCCGGCCAGCCCGAAAGCGAAGGCTTCAAATTCGACGCCGGCATCGGCCGCGCCCGCCCAAGTAACGGGGGCATTCCTGCCCCCAAAGAATCCCCCGCCCCCTCCTGGGAATTCGAAGTCTTCGCCGACGGCACCAGCAATCCCTGGGGCTGCGACTACGACGCCGCCGGCAACTTCTTCGTCAGCGCCTGCGTCATCGACCACTTCTTCCACATGGCCCCCGGTGGCATCTACACCCGCCAGGGCGGCGCCCCCGAGAACCCCTACGCCTACGAACTCCTCCCCAGCATCGTAAAACATAAGCACTTCCGCGCCGCCTACGCCGGCATCCAGATCTACCAGGGCGGCCGCTACCCCGCCGACACCCACGGCCACGCCTTCATCGGCAACATCCACGACAACGCCATCCACGAAGAAGTCCTCACCCCCGTCGGCGCCACCTTCAAATGCGAACCCCGCCGCGACTTCCTCCGCGCCAACAACGGCTGGTTCCGCCCCGTCAGCACTCAGACCGGCCCCGACGGCTTCCTCTGGATCATGGACTGGTGCGACAAATACCCCTGCTACCAAAACGCCAAAGCCAATCCCGAAGGCGTGGACCGCGAACGTGGCCGCATCTGGCGCATCGTCCTCAAGGACGACAAATCCAAAACCACGCGCGAACAAACCGACCTCAACCTCAAAACCCTACCCACCCCCGATCTCGTCAAAACCCTGGCGCATCCCAACAATTGGATGCGCCGCATGGCGAGAAGGATGCTGGTGGAAAATGTGACGGCACCTCAAAATAACGAAATCCAGTCGGCATTGGAGCAAGCAATCAAGAAGGCAGCAGTGCCCTCTCTGAAAATCGAAACTATGTGGACACTGGGTTCATTTGGATATGCCAAACGCATTTTCAGCCCTTCCACCTCATTTGGTTCATTTCGCTTCTCCTCTGAAATCGCCCGCTCCCTAGCCAAGGATCCAAGCGAATTTGTAAGAGCTAATTTTGTTCGAAGTCAAACCCGTACGAACCCTGATTCGTTTGGAGTTGAAACTAAAATTGATGAGTTCGAAAACTTGCTGGCAGATTCCTCTGCCTCTGTCAGATCCCAGGCGATTGTGATGTTCCGTGACATGTTTAGTACAGCCCCTCTGACACTTGAAGCTGCTTTACTCTCAACTCCCTTTGGTTTCGACTCCATGGAGGACATCAAAAGGCTTCTAAAGTCTCTGCTAGTTGCCAACAAAAACCCTGGTGATTCTTTGATCCAGTTTCAGGCATGGCAGGCGATATCATCACTCGTAGCTAATGACAGTGCTGGCGAATTCATGGCTTGGTATGCGGCTATCGCACCTGAGTCACAGCCCCTCTCTCTTGCCCTCACCCACAAAGCCATGCGCCGCCTCTGCGACACCCGCAAGCCCGAGAACCTCGACCTCGCCATCGCTTTCTGCGACAAAATCTCCGCCCACGACATCCTCCTCGCCCACGCCCTCGGCGGCCTCGTCAAGGGCCAGGATAGCGGTGTCATCAAGCCCACCAAAGACGTCTCCGCCAGCCTCGCCAAATGGCGTGCCCACGCCAACGCAGACATCCGCAAGCACGGCCAGACCCTCGCCGTCCTCTGGGGCGATGAAGCCGCCCTGCAGGAAACCATCACTGCCCTGCGCGACACCACCAAGCCCGAAAAAGAGCGCGTCGCCCTGCTCCAGTCCATTGTCAAAGTGAAGTCGGACACCGTCAAAAAGGCGCTGCTTCTCATCCTCACCGAGAGCACCTCTCCCGCTCTCTCCGTCGCCGCCATCCGCGCCGCCGCAGACTTCGGCAGCGATGACTTCATCTCTCCGCTGCTCTCCGTAGCGCAAACCTCCGCCTCACACCGCGATGCGCAAGCCAGAGGCCTCCTCTACAACGCCGCCATTGAGGCACTCTGCAGCCGCACCCCATGGATTCACACCCTGCTCGATGCCATCGGCGAAGGCAAAGTCAGCGCCGCAGGCTTCCCCGCTCCCGTCCGCCGCGCCCTCGCCACCAGCCAGGACACCGCCACCCGCAATCACGCCTCCAAGGTCCTCGGTGCCTGGCAGGACTCTTCCGACGATGTGAAAGTCCTCATCGCGAAAAAGAAACAAGCCTGTCTCACCGGCGAGCCCGACCTCGCCAATGGCAAGCTCCTCTTCACCGCCACCTGCATGGTCTGCCACGAGTTCCACGGCGGCGGCCAGAAAGTCGGCCCAGACCTCATTGGCAGCGGCCGCAGCAATCTCGACGCCATCCTCGCCAACGTCATCGACCCCAATCAGATCATCGGCAATGGCTACGAAAACTTCACGCTCAGCACCAAGGACGGCCGCACCCTCGCCGGTCGCGTTGTCGAAGACACTCCCAGCCACGTCAAACTCCTCGGCGCAGGCGGTGCCTCCCAGATCGTCCCACGCAATCAGGTCGCCACTCTGACCAACACCAAACAAAGCCTCATGCCCATGGGCTTCGGCAATCTCCCCGACACCGCCTTCCGCGACCTCATCTGGTACGTCCTCGCCCCGCCGGATGAAGGCCCTCTGACCAAGGAGAAAAAGGAACTGCTGATCAAAGGCGTCGAAGACATCGCCCCCGCAAAATCGAAGGGCAACAGCTCCCGCACCATCGACTGGGAAAGCGTCAACCTCTGGAACCCCGCATGGACCGTCAGCGCCCCCGACTTCGAGCGCACCCCCATGAAGCTCAGCGAATACTACGGCCGCAAAAACGTCCTCCTCATCCACCCCTTCCCCGACAAAAAAACACCCGCCAGTTTCGAGCGCACCCTCAAGATCGAGCCCGGCAAAACCAAACTCACCGCCACAGTCGCCGCCGATGATCGCGGCGACTGGACCGCCAAGGCCGTCATCAATGGCGAAGTCGTCAAAGAACTCACCGTAGACCACGAAAAGCCCCGCTGGAAAACCATCGAACTCGACCTCTCAAAATTCACCGGCCAGGAAATCACCCTCCGCCTCGAAGCCCATGCCAACGGCTGGAACATGGAGTTCGCCTACTGGGGCGGCATCACGCTGGAGTAATGCAGAGCTGACTAAA
This sequence is a window from Prosthecobacter vanneervenii. Protein-coding genes within it:
- the araD gene encoding L-arabinonate dehydratase, with translation MSTATTPTRKTPEQLRSWRWYGRDELRSFGHRSRAKQAGWGSEDIVGKPVIGILNTWSDLNSCHMHLRLTADAVKRGIFQAGGHPMEIPVMSVGEMLTKPTAMFHRNFLAMETEEMLRANPIDGAVLLGGCDKSTPGLLMGAFSMDIPVIYMPCGPMIKGNWRGDTLGSGSDVWKYWDEKRAGNLSWEQWCEIEDGIARSPGHCMTMGTASTLTALAETLGLCIPGASSIPAVDSAHTRIAAAAGRQIVENVWLDRKPSGIVSERSFENAIAVDMALGGSTNAIVHLVAMAGRLGIKLPLEKFDEISRKIPLLANMRPAGKYLMEEFFLAGGLRALLNGMRELLHTDVPTITGKTLGEDIEDAIIHNEDVIRTPANALQPDGGTAILRGNLCPDGAVIKHAAATKELCTHTGPALVYDSYAEMKKHIDDMDLDVTKDTVLILRNAGPVGAPGMPEWGQLPIPKKLIMQGIRDMVRLSDCRMSGTSYGACVLHIAPESAVGGPLALVKTGDLIELDVPNRKLHLHVSEEELEKRRAAWKPAPQRYHRGYAKLFVEHVTQADQGADFDFLQHGPAVPEPDIF
- a CDS encoding PVC-type heme-binding CxxCH protein — its product is MRPFLFLPLLLLTSHLLAAGKELEGERAAATTVCPTPEEARAKMSVPEGYEVRCFAHEPMVQNPVAMTWDHRGRLWVVEAYEYPLGTPLPEDQRPYGGVAKDDQYHPMPKLGEKIPRDRVIILEDTDNDGTADKRTVFVEGLNLASAIICGDNGIYVGQQPHLIHFRDDDGDDKPDAWRVVLTGFGREDTHELVNSFTWGPDGWLYMTHGVFTNSKVRRPGQPESEGFKFDAGIGRARPSNGGIPAPKESPAPSWEFEVFADGTSNPWGCDYDAAGNFFVSACVIDHFFHMAPGGIYTRQGGAPENPYAYELLPSIVKHKHFRAAYAGIQIYQGGRYPADTHGHAFIGNIHDNAIHEEVLTPVGATFKCEPRRDFLRANNGWFRPVSTQTGPDGFLWIMDWCDKYPCYQNAKANPEGVDRERGRIWRIVLKDDKSKTTREQTDLNLKTLPTPDLVKTLAHPNNWMRRMARRMLVENVTAPQNNEIQSALEQAIKKAAVPSLKIETMWTLGSFGYAKRIFSPSTSFGSFRFSSEIARSLAKDPSEFVRANFVRSQTRTNPDSFGVETKIDEFENLLADSSASVRSQAIVMFRDMFSTAPLTLEAALLSTPFGFDSMEDIKRLLKSLLVANKNPGDSLIQFQAWQAISSLVANDSAGEFMAWYAAIAPESQPLSLALTHKAMRRLCDTRKPENLDLAIAFCDKISAHDILLAHALGGLVKGQDSGVIKPTKDVSASLAKWRAHANADIRKHGQTLAVLWGDEAALQETITALRDTTKPEKERVALLQSIVKVKSDTVKKALLLILTESTSPALSVAAIRAAADFGSDDFISPLLSVAQTSASHRDAQARGLLYNAAIEALCSRTPWIHTLLDAIGEGKVSAAGFPAPVRRALATSQDTATRNHASKVLGAWQDSSDDVKVLIAKKKQACLTGEPDLANGKLLFTATCMVCHEFHGGGQKVGPDLIGSGRSNLDAILANVIDPNQIIGNGYENFTLSTKDGRTLAGRVVEDTPSHVKLLGAGGASQIVPRNQVATLTNTKQSLMPMGFGNLPDTAFRDLIWYVLAPPDEGPLTKEKKELLIKGVEDIAPAKSKGNSSRTIDWESVNLWNPAWTVSAPDFERTPMKLSEYYGRKNVLLIHPFPDKKTPASFERTLKIEPGKTKLTATVAADDRGDWTAKAVINGEVVKELTVDHEKPRWKTIELDLSKFTGQEITLRLEAHANGWNMEFAYWGGITLE